The Halorientalis sp. IM1011 genome window below encodes:
- a CDS encoding class I SAM-dependent methyltransferase family protein, with product MSVPCVRVAREDGERARQDLAAAELIDDTHQIEHADGWLYIPVVDPEAVPDDFEVIDHDAPARETQTMPSDLVDFDAAYERIGDVAIVDEDDSERAQDLADAIVASALPVETVLNRTSKVKGDLRVRDWAVLAGDGNATETVHREYGCEFAVDLAEMYFSPRLATERHRVAEQVREGERAFDMFAGVGPFVIPFAERGAEAVGVDLNGAAIEYLRENARRNGVEDRVTAIEGDVRDVVSGSSRVQRSDGVRDVAGDYEGWADRIVMNLPHSADEFLDTAVALASDEAVIHYYDIQHEDDPFGPGERAIRAAAEPEYDVTVETRHTVRSYAPHELNVVLDVRLSRV from the coding sequence ATGTCGGTGCCATGCGTGCGTGTCGCCCGCGAGGATGGCGAGCGCGCCCGTCAGGACCTCGCGGCCGCCGAGCTGATCGACGACACCCACCAGATCGAACACGCCGACGGCTGGCTGTACATCCCCGTCGTCGATCCCGAGGCGGTCCCAGACGACTTCGAGGTAATCGATCACGACGCACCCGCACGCGAGACACAGACGATGCCGTCCGATCTCGTCGACTTCGACGCCGCCTACGAGCGGATCGGCGACGTTGCGATCGTCGACGAGGACGATAGCGAGCGCGCCCAGGATCTGGCCGACGCCATCGTCGCGTCCGCGTTGCCGGTCGAGACGGTCCTGAACCGCACCTCGAAGGTCAAGGGGGACCTCCGGGTCAGAGACTGGGCGGTGCTGGCCGGCGACGGGAACGCCACGGAGACCGTCCACCGCGAGTACGGCTGTGAGTTCGCGGTCGATCTCGCCGAGATGTACTTCTCGCCGCGGCTGGCGACCGAACGCCACCGCGTGGCCGAGCAGGTTCGAGAGGGCGAACGCGCCTTCGACATGTTCGCGGGCGTCGGTCCGTTCGTGATCCCCTTCGCCGAGCGCGGGGCCGAAGCCGTCGGCGTCGACCTCAACGGGGCGGCCATCGAGTACCTGCGGGAGAACGCCCGCCGAAACGGCGTCGAGGACCGTGTGACCGCGATCGAGGGGGACGTCCGAGACGTAGTCTCGGGCTCGTCACGAGTACAGCGAAGTGACGGTGTGCGCGACGTGGCCGGCGACTACGAGGGCTGGGCCGATCGGATCGTGATGAACTTGCCCCACAGCGCCGACGAGTTTCTGGACACGGCGGTCGCGCTGGCGAGCGACGAGGCGGTGATTCACTATTACGATATCCAGCACGAGGACGATCCCTTCGGACCTGGAGAGCGGGCGATCCGGGCCGCGGCGGAACCGGAGTACGACGTCACAGTGGAGACGCGCCACACCGTCCGGTCGTACGCGCCCCACGAACTCAACGTGGTGCTGGACGTACGGTTGTCGAGGGTGTGA
- a CDS encoding sulfatase-like hydrolase/transferase, with protein MDNVAVVVLGSLRYDEFTTAFDWLPGRRFTSAFAPSHWTVPVHAGLLTGRYAGEIGVHSRAPELGCPESTLAERLSAAGYRTRAFTANPDLYRYDGWDRGFDEFVGYASLDAYHPDSFDWGQAVENGSATGRRRYLDAVWQCLRADCDTRRSLREGYDLFARSPADGGASSVRDRVRATDFGDREFCLLNLMEAQSPYYPPSPGEDPVTMVAADAFSDDPVDLDRARSAYRRSVAVLSEIYREIFADLRETFDYVITLSDHGELFGEYGMVEHSFGLHPELTRVPLVVSGPGLEGRENRVVSLLDVHRTVADLAGIDADGRGQNLLDDPRPVDRLVEYHGPLPDQEDQFERRDAPREALERRQSPLYGFVAADGSYAYETHTEGFQTVGEFDDDPRARLDELRTDLDIRTVADDERSVSDSVRERLEERGYA; from the coding sequence ATGGACAACGTCGCCGTCGTCGTTCTCGGATCGCTTCGGTACGACGAGTTCACCACGGCGTTCGACTGGCTCCCGGGCCGACGGTTCACCAGCGCGTTCGCACCCTCTCACTGGACCGTCCCGGTGCACGCCGGCCTGTTGACCGGCCGCTACGCCGGGGAGATCGGCGTCCACAGTCGCGCCCCCGAACTCGGTTGCCCGGAGTCGACACTCGCCGAACGACTCTCGGCCGCGGGCTACCGGACGCGTGCGTTCACCGCGAACCCGGACCTGTACCGGTACGACGGCTGGGACCGGGGCTTCGACGAGTTCGTCGGTTACGCCAGTCTCGACGCCTACCACCCCGACTCGTTCGACTGGGGTCAGGCCGTCGAGAACGGTTCCGCGACGGGCCGCCGACGCTATCTCGACGCCGTCTGGCAATGCCTGCGAGCGGACTGTGACACCCGCCGATCGCTCCGCGAGGGGTACGACCTCTTCGCCCGCTCGCCGGCCGACGGCGGCGCGTCGTCCGTCCGCGACCGCGTGCGCGCGACCGACTTCGGCGACCGGGAGTTCTGCCTTCTAAACCTGATGGAGGCCCAGTCACCGTACTACCCACCATCCCCCGGTGAAGACCCCGTGACGATGGTTGCCGCCGACGCCTTCTCCGACGACCCCGTCGACCTCGACCGCGCTCGCTCGGCGTACCGGCGGTCGGTCGCGGTGCTCTCGGAGATCTACCGCGAGATCTTCGCCGACCTCCGGGAGACCTTCGACTACGTCATCACGCTCTCGGACCACGGGGAACTGTTCGGCGAGTACGGCATGGTCGAGCACTCCTTCGGCCTCCACCCAGAGTTGACGCGAGTCCCCCTGGTCGTCAGCGGCCCCGGACTGGAGGGACGAGAGAACCGCGTCGTCAGCCTGCTCGACGTCCACCGGACCGTCGCCGATCTCGCCGGGATCGACGCCGACGGACGCGGCCAGAACCTGCTCGACGACCCCCGGCCCGTCGACCGCCTCGTCGAGTACCACGGTCCGCTCCCCGATCAGGAGGATCAGTTCGAGCGCAGGGATGCCCCTCGCGAAGCGCTCGAACGCCGGCAGTCACCCCTCTACGGGTTCGTCGCCGCCGATGGCTCCTACGCCTACGAAACCCACACCGAGGGATTCCAGACCGTGGGCGAGTTCGACGACGACCCGCGGGCACGGCTGGACGAACTCCGTACCGATCTGGATATCCGGACCGTGGCGGACGACGAGCGATCCGTCTCGGATTCCGTCCGTGAACGACTGGAGGAACGGGGGTACGCGTAG
- a CDS encoding PAS domain S-box protein — protein sequence MSDADVDRVRVLHVDDDPEIVDLAATFLRREDDRLDVTSAETADEALESVRAGDVHCLVSDYHLPDMDCDEFVDAVHDADPDLPFILFTGRDRARIDGAIESAITGYLQKGSGTERYETLADEILTAVGQGDRIDTDGGSEPSRRSELADFDPGGQGTVLANALDTVRDGFFVLDRDRTVVYWNESIPGVTGYEDAELDGMAPTAFFAPGDRERISDAIDEAFETGQATIEAAVQRRDGGEVPVEFRGSRLTDDTGETVGVAGVARDISDRIAYERELERQNERLEELISAVSHDLRNPLNVIAGRLQLAREMDDAEEHFDAVSRSTDRMETLIDDLVTLARKGKPVERTESVALPDLVALVWEDRDAPGATISVETDRQLLADRDRLRRLLEQVLDNAVTHGGDDVTVTVGDLADGFYVEDDGPGIPEEDRDRLLEYGETTDHEASGLGLALTRRVAEAHGWSFRLVAGTDGGARVEITGVGGE from the coding sequence ATGAGTGACGCCGACGTCGATCGGGTTCGGGTGCTACACGTCGACGACGACCCGGAAATCGTCGACCTGGCCGCGACTTTTCTCCGTCGAGAGGACGACCGCCTCGACGTGACGTCCGCGGAGACGGCCGACGAAGCACTCGAAAGCGTCCGGGCTGGCGACGTTCACTGTCTCGTCAGCGACTACCACCTCCCGGACATGGACTGCGACGAGTTCGTGGATGCCGTCCACGACGCCGATCCCGACCTGCCCTTTATCCTGTTCACCGGCCGGGACCGCGCGCGCATCGACGGTGCGATCGAATCCGCCATCACGGGCTACCTCCAGAAGGGATCGGGGACCGAGCGGTACGAGACCCTCGCCGACGAAATCCTCACGGCTGTCGGTCAGGGCGACCGTATCGACACCGACGGTGGATCGGAACCGTCGCGGCGATCCGAACTGGCCGACTTCGATCCGGGAGGACAGGGGACCGTCCTCGCGAACGCCCTCGACACCGTACGGGACGGCTTTTTCGTCCTCGACCGCGACCGGACCGTGGTCTACTGGAACGAGTCGATCCCCGGCGTGACCGGGTACGAGGACGCCGAACTCGACGGGATGGCCCCGACTGCCTTCTTCGCGCCCGGGGACCGCGAGCGGATCTCCGACGCCATCGACGAGGCCTTCGAGACCGGGCAGGCGACGATCGAGGCCGCCGTGCAGCGCCGGGACGGCGGCGAGGTCCCGGTCGAGTTCCGGGGCTCTCGGTTGACCGACGATACCGGCGAGACCGTCGGCGTCGCCGGTGTCGCCCGGGACATCTCCGATCGGATCGCCTACGAGCGCGAACTCGAACGGCAGAACGAACGCCTCGAAGAGCTGATCAGCGCGGTGTCACACGACCTTCGCAACCCCCTGAACGTCATCGCGGGACGCCTCCAGCTGGCTCGCGAGATGGACGACGCCGAGGAGCACTTCGACGCGGTCAGCCGCTCGACCGACCGCATGGAGACGCTGATCGACGATCTCGTCACGCTGGCCCGGAAAGGCAAGCCCGTCGAACGGACCGAATCCGTGGCGCTCCCGGACCTCGTCGCCCTCGTGTGGGAGGACCGCGACGCACCTGGAGCGACGATCAGCGTCGAGACCGACCGCCAGCTCCTGGCCGACCGTGACCGACTCCGCCGACTGCTCGAACAGGTGCTGGACAACGCGGTGACACACGGCGGTGACGACGTGACCGTCACCGTCGGCGACCTGGCCGACGGCTTCTACGTCGAGGACGACGGGCCGGGGATTCCAGAGGAGGACCGCGACCGCCTGCTCGAATACGGTGAGACGACCGACCACGAGGCCTCGGGGCTCGGGCTGGCGCTGACCCGTCGCGTCGCCGAGGCCCACGGCTGGTCGTTTCGGCTCGTAGCGGGTACGGACGGCGGGGCCCGCGTGGAGATAACTGGCGTCGGGGGCGAGTGA
- a CDS encoding PAS domain S-box protein has translation MVQVGRGPLRVCYVGGTEEVADWILAGFERVDREVEVVVETGFEDGLERIAEAEQRLDPRMRSPLADTEEPFDCVVPTDDADYDPVAFVDAVRTKHEDLPIVLFAADGDESLASDAISAGIDDYVTTDGEDPTGTLADHVVTQCLEYREALDEKRRGRQAQRLLEANPDMVSVVRPGAAITYQNETVEEVLGHTAEDLTGSVPYDRIHPDDWRRLREEFYDGVIDGDRPPRAEFRIEDADGDWRWVEARGRNLLDDPLVNGFAVTTRAIDDRKRREQDLEGYRRVVENVGDPVFLLDPEERLTWVNEAFLEHTGYDREFVEGAHVSRFMREDDLERGRDLVADLLDDRDRRWGVFEFATQTIDDDVRCYEVNLAVITDDDEFQGSVGVLRDVTDRE, from the coding sequence ATGGTACAGGTCGGACGGGGTCCGCTCAGAGTGTGTTACGTCGGCGGTACCGAGGAGGTGGCGGACTGGATCCTGGCCGGATTCGAACGCGTCGATCGGGAGGTGGAGGTGGTCGTCGAGACGGGGTTCGAGGACGGGCTGGAACGGATCGCCGAGGCCGAGCAGCGTCTCGATCCCCGGATGCGGAGTCCGCTGGCCGACACGGAGGAGCCGTTCGACTGCGTCGTCCCCACGGACGACGCCGACTACGATCCAGTGGCGTTCGTCGATGCAGTCCGCACCAAACACGAGGATCTGCCGATCGTGCTCTTCGCCGCGGACGGTGACGAGTCGCTGGCCAGCGACGCCATCTCAGCGGGGATCGACGACTACGTGACGACCGACGGTGAGGACCCGACCGGAACGCTCGCGGACCACGTCGTCACGCAGTGTCTGGAGTACCGGGAGGCGCTGGACGAGAAGCGCCGCGGCAGACAGGCCCAGCGCCTGCTGGAAGCCAACCCGGACATGGTCAGCGTCGTCCGCCCGGGGGCAGCGATCACCTACCAGAACGAGACTGTGGAGGAGGTCCTGGGACACACAGCCGAGGACCTGACAGGCAGTGTCCCGTACGATCGGATCCATCCCGACGACTGGCGGCGGCTCCGCGAGGAGTTCTACGACGGTGTCATCGACGGTGACCGACCGCCCCGCGCCGAGTTCCGTATCGAGGACGCCGACGGCGACTGGCGCTGGGTCGAGGCCCGCGGTCGAAACCTGCTCGACGATCCGCTGGTCAACGGGTTCGCCGTCACGACCCGGGCCATCGACGACCGCAAGCGCCGCGAGCAGGACCTCGAAGGGTACCGGCGCGTCGTCGAGAACGTCGGCGATCCCGTGTTCTTGCTCGACCCCGAGGAGCGACTCACCTGGGTCAACGAGGCGTTCCTCGAACACACCGGGTACGACCGGGAGTTCGTCGAGGGAGCCCACGTCTCCCGATTCATGCGCGAAGACGACCTGGAGCGAGGGCGGGACCTGGTCGCCGACCTGCTCGACGACCGCGACCGCCGCTGGGGCGTCTTCGAGTTCGCCACACAGACCATCGACGACGACGTTCGCTGTTACGAGGTTAATCTCGCCGTCATCACCGACGACGACGAGTTCCAGGGGTCCGTCGGCGTCCTCCGGGACGTGACCGACCGGGAGTGA
- a CDS encoding heme-copper oxidase subunit III: MGVADETSDDHGGHGGHHLPAVEDWPRGFGEASWWPFITALGASGFYIGAALYVLGRAEEPIVGSMVGPGVFIASAVMFLGGLYGWLYHAFVVNFWEHGTEEHDDSTLRLAMLLFLGTEIATFGAGFVYYFFIRAGTWPPGELPELFGTLVIANTLILIASSFTLHFAHTGLLKDNRKQFVGLLGVTLLLGIIFIGGQAFEYYEFIVHRGLEFQGAVFGSAFFGLTGLHGLHVTLGAILLSIVFIRALLGQYSAERHTSVSTVSMYWHFVDVVWVFLVVVLYVGAEFGV; encoded by the coding sequence ATGGGCGTCGCAGACGAAACTTCGGACGACCACGGTGGCCACGGCGGTCACCACCTGCCAGCGGTCGAGGACTGGCCGCGCGGGTTCGGTGAAGCCAGCTGGTGGCCGTTCATCACGGCCCTCGGTGCGAGCGGGTTCTACATCGGCGCAGCGCTGTACGTGCTGGGCCGGGCCGAGGAACCGATCGTCGGCTCGATGGTCGGGCCCGGGGTCTTCATCGCGAGCGCGGTGATGTTCCTCGGTGGCCTGTACGGCTGGCTCTACCACGCCTTCGTGGTCAACTTCTGGGAGCACGGGACGGAAGAACACGACGACTCCACGTTACGGCTCGCGATGCTGTTGTTCCTCGGCACGGAGATCGCCACCTTCGGGGCCGGCTTCGTCTACTACTTCTTCATCCGGGCCGGCACGTGGCCCCCGGGTGAACTCCCCGAGCTGTTCGGGACGCTGGTGATCGCCAACACCCTGATCCTGATCGCGAGCAGTTTCACGCTGCACTTCGCCCACACCGGCCTGCTGAAGGACAACCGCAAACAGTTCGTCGGGCTGTTGGGTGTGACCCTGCTGCTCGGGATCATCTTCATCGGCGGCCAGGCCTTCGAGTACTACGAGTTCATCGTCCACCGCGGCCTGGAGTTCCAGGGTGCAGTGTTCGGCAGTGCCTTCTTCGGACTGACCGGCCTGCACGGCCTGCACGTGACGCTGGGTGCGATCCTGTTGTCCATCGTGTTCATCCGCGCGCTGCTGGGGCAGTACTCCGCGGAACGCCACACCTCCGTCAGTACGGTCTCGATGTACTGGCACTTCGTCGACGTCGTGTGGGTCTTCCTCGTCGTCGTCCTCTACGTCGGCGCGGAGTTCGGCGTCTGA
- a CDS encoding C2H2-type zinc finger protein, whose translation MTTDSQRRRASTAAETDRDIPAEYDLPPDAEPVVCAHCGAPFADAELLALHRGIDHADALDESERDAFEEAYESEEKRLRVFRLKALGALVLLYFGLVMTYSVFA comes from the coding sequence ATGACGACCGACAGCCAACGCCGACGAGCGAGCACCGCCGCCGAAACCGACCGGGACATCCCCGCGGAGTACGACCTGCCGCCAGACGCCGAGCCGGTGGTCTGTGCCCACTGCGGTGCGCCCTTCGCCGACGCCGAACTGCTGGCGCTCCACCGCGGTATCGACCACGCCGACGCCCTCGACGAGTCCGAACGCGACGCCTTCGAGGAGGCGTACGAGAGCGAAGAAAAGCGACTGCGAGTGTTCCGGCTGAAAGCCCTCGGCGCGCTCGTGCTCCTGTATTTCGGATTGGTGATGACCTACTCCGTGTTCGCCTAG